From one Staphylococcus kloosii genomic stretch:
- the xerD gene encoding site-specific tyrosine recombinase XerD, giving the protein METIKNEYLKFIQIEKGLSSNTIGAYRRDLDKYVAYLNEHKIDHIDFVDRQTIQQCLGYLHDQGASAKSLARFISTVRSFHQFALREKYAAKDPTVLIETPKYERRLPDVLEVDEIVALLETPDISKNNGYRDRTMLELLYATGMRVSELIQLEVENVNLIMGFVRVFGKGNKERIVPLGDTVIDFLTKYIETVRPQLLKKTTTDALFLNLHGKPLSRQGIWKMIKQTGIKANINKTLTPHTLRHSFATHLLENGADLRAVQEMLGHSDISTTQLYTHVSKSQIRKMYNAFHPRA; this is encoded by the coding sequence ATGGAAACCATAAAAAACGAATACTTAAAATTTATTCAAATAGAAAAAGGGCTTAGTTCAAATACAATTGGAGCGTATCGTAGAGATTTAGATAAATATGTAGCGTATTTAAACGAGCATAAAATTGACCATATTGATTTCGTAGATAGACAAACGATTCAACAATGTTTGGGCTATTTACACGATCAGGGTGCATCCGCTAAGTCTCTAGCCCGTTTTATTTCGACTGTGCGTAGTTTCCATCAATTTGCATTAAGAGAAAAATATGCAGCTAAAGATCCAACAGTATTAATTGAAACACCTAAATACGAGAGAAGGTTACCTGACGTTCTAGAAGTTGATGAAATTGTAGCTTTACTTGAAACACCGGATATTAGTAAAAATAACGGTTATAGAGATAGAACGATGTTAGAATTATTATATGCAACAGGTATGCGTGTTTCTGAGCTTATTCAATTAGAAGTCGAAAATGTCAATTTAATTATGGGCTTTGTACGTGTCTTTGGTAAAGGAAATAAAGAACGTATCGTACCTTTAGGTGATACAGTGATTGATTTCTTAACTAAATATATAGAAACCGTACGACCACAGTTACTTAAAAAGACAACAACTGATGCATTATTTTTAAACTTGCATGGTAAACCTTTGTCCAGACAAGGTATATGGAAAATGATTAAACAAACAGGTATTAAAGCTAATATTAATAAAACTTTAACACCACACACATTAAGACACTCTTTTGCTACACATTTACTTGAAAATGGTGCTGATTTAAGAGCAGTACAAGAAATGTTAGGCCATTCGGATATTTCTACCACACAATTATATACACATGTATCCAAATCACAAATTAGAAAAATGTATAATGCTTTTCATCCAAGAGCTTAA
- a CDS encoding ferredoxin, with protein MAKYTIVDMDTCIACGACGAAAPDIYDYDDEGIAYVILDDNKGTAEVPEELYEDMEDALDGCPTDSIKIEEESFDGDPLKFE; from the coding sequence TTGGCTAAATATACAATAGTTGATATGGATACATGTATAGCATGTGGAGCTTGTGGTGCCGCTGCCCCTGATATATATGACTACGATGATGAAGGTATAGCTTACGTTATACTAGACGACAACAAAGGAACGGCTGAAGTGCCTGAAGAGTTATATGAGGATATGGAAGATGCACTTGATGGTTGTCCTACAGACTCAATTAAAATTGAAGAGGAATCATTTGATGGCGATCCTTTAAAATTTGAATAA
- a CDS encoding ATP-binding protein: MNRLNNVVIKLWLTIIFIVTTVLILLSAALITFIQSYFTQDTEKSLLQDAKQVSQLVNESKNKDTAIEYSHKLIEGPVGLIILTDKQMTEPKHNNVKQQMFHVIKSDSNYDKVFDKGQKNSEHVNVKVNGEQRTYVLIGYPTKPINNDVKSKYSGVFIYQNLKSVDETNNVITVIILIIAVIFLAITTVFAFFLSSRITKPLRQLRSQAIEVSKGQYKQTTTITSKDEIGELSRAFNTMSYEIQRHVDALSSSKNIRDSLINSMVEGVIGFNDKKEVILSNDMAQNIIQSMDKDSLAKLDAQNELTFKKKITQFEEYEINTRYFVIIMSYIKQIQPDGRSGIVAIIRDMTNEHNLDQLKKDFIANVSHELRTPISLLQGYTESIVDGIVTEPEEIKDSLSIVLDETKRLNRLVNELLNVARMDAEGLSVHKEHQPIDNLLNKMQQKYKQLATDLQLNMQLNPQTDGHDWYYDSDRIEQVLTNLIDNATRYTEPDDTITIDYGEDEYTDILYIQDTGTGIAPEHLKQVFDRFYKVDAARKRGKQGTGLGLFICKMIIEEHGGSIDVKSELGKGTTFIIKLPK, from the coding sequence ATGAATCGGCTGAATAATGTAGTCATAAAACTGTGGTTAACTATAATCTTTATAGTAACGACAGTTTTAATTTTATTAAGTGCTGCATTGATTACTTTTATTCAATCATATTTCACTCAAGATACCGAAAAATCACTGTTACAAGATGCTAAACAAGTCAGTCAATTAGTCAATGAATCCAAAAATAAGGATACCGCTATTGAATACAGTCATAAGTTAATCGAAGGTCCAGTTGGATTAATTATATTGACTGATAAACAAATGACTGAACCTAAACATAATAATGTCAAGCAGCAAATGTTTCATGTTATAAAATCAGATTCTAATTACGACAAAGTTTTTGATAAAGGGCAAAAAAACTCGGAGCATGTTAATGTTAAAGTTAACGGAGAGCAACGTACTTATGTATTAATTGGTTATCCTACTAAACCAATTAATAATGATGTTAAAAGTAAATATAGTGGTGTTTTCATTTATCAAAACTTAAAAAGTGTCGATGAAACAAACAATGTTATTACAGTGATTATCTTAATCATTGCGGTCATCTTCTTGGCCATTACAACAGTATTTGCATTCTTCTTATCATCGAGAATCACTAAACCTTTACGACAATTAAGATCTCAAGCTATAGAGGTTTCGAAAGGGCAATATAAACAAACAACAACCATCACTTCTAAAGATGAGATTGGCGAGTTATCACGTGCGTTTAATACGATGAGTTATGAAATCCAACGCCATGTCGATGCACTTTCATCATCTAAAAATATTAGGGATAGTTTAATCAATTCTATGGTAGAAGGTGTAATTGGATTTAATGATAAAAAAGAAGTTATATTATCCAATGATATGGCGCAAAACATCATCCAATCTATGGATAAAGATTCGCTTGCTAAATTAGATGCTCAAAACGAATTAACGTTCAAGAAAAAAATTACTCAGTTCGAAGAATATGAAATAAACACACGTTATTTTGTTATTATTATGAGTTATATTAAACAAATTCAACCTGATGGTCGTAGTGGCATCGTAGCAATTATTCGTGATATGACTAACGAACACAATCTTGACCAATTGAAAAAAGACTTTATCGCAAACGTGTCACATGAACTACGTACTCCAATTTCTCTACTTCAAGGATATACTGAATCTATTGTAGATGGTATCGTCACTGAACCAGAAGAAATTAAAGATTCACTTTCAATCGTGTTAGACGAAACTAAACGATTAAATCGATTAGTTAACGAATTATTAAATGTAGCACGTATGGACGCAGAAGGCCTTTCTGTGCATAAAGAACATCAACCTATAGATAACTTATTAAATAAAATGCAACAAAAATATAAACAACTAGCTACTGATTTACAACTTAATATGCAATTAAACCCTCAAACAGATGGTCACGATTGGTATTATGATTCTGATAGAATAGAACAAGTATTAACCAATCTTATCGATAATGCGACACGCTATACTGAGCCAGACGACACTATCACTATCGACTATGGAGAAGATGAATATACCGACATTTTATATATTCAAGATACAGGTACTGGTATTGCGCCAGAACATTTAAAACAAGTATTTGATCGTTTTTATAAAGTCGACGCCGCTAGAAAAAGAGGTAAGCAAGGTACTGGTTTAGGTCTCTTTATTTGTAAAATGATTATTGAGGAACACGGTGGTAGCATTGATGTTAAAAGTGAATTAGGTAAAGGTACTACATTTATTATAAAACTACCAAAATAA
- a CDS encoding response regulator transcription factor → MPNQILVVDDEDRIRRLLKLYLERESFEIDEARDGKEAYEKAMNHDYACILLDLMLPEMDGITVASRLREHKETPIIMLTAKGEETNRVEGFETGADDYIVKPFSPREVVLRLKALLRRTQVATSEQSEPHAKDLIEFNHLTIDNDAHRVLADEKQVNLTPKEYELLIFLAKTPNKVFDREQLLKEVWHYEFYGDLRTVDTHVKRLREKLNRVSGDAAQMIQTVWGVGYKFEVKSNDESAE, encoded by the coding sequence TTGCCAAATCAAATTCTTGTCGTAGACGATGAAGATAGAATTAGAAGATTACTAAAATTGTATCTTGAAAGAGAATCTTTCGAGATTGATGAAGCCAGAGATGGTAAGGAAGCATATGAGAAAGCAATGAATCATGATTATGCATGTATTTTGTTAGATTTAATGTTACCTGAAATGGATGGAATAACTGTCGCATCACGTTTAAGAGAGCATAAAGAAACGCCTATTATAATGTTAACAGCTAAAGGCGAGGAAACTAATAGAGTAGAAGGATTTGAAACAGGTGCAGATGATTATATCGTAAAACCATTTTCACCTCGTGAAGTCGTATTACGCCTAAAAGCACTATTAAGACGTACTCAAGTAGCAACAAGCGAACAGAGTGAACCACATGCTAAAGATTTAATAGAATTTAATCATTTAACAATTGATAACGATGCACATCGCGTATTAGCAGATGAAAAGCAAGTCAATTTAACACCTAAAGAATATGAGCTATTGATTTTCCTAGCTAAAACACCAAATAAAGTGTTCGATCGAGAACAACTATTAAAAGAAGTTTGGCATTATGAATTTTATGGTGATTTAAGAACGGTTGATACACACGTAAAAAGATTAAGAGAAAAACTTAATCGTGTATCTGGCGATGCAGCACAAATGATACAAACTGTTTGGGGCGTTGGCTATAAATTCGAGGTAAAATCAAATGATGAATCGGCTGAATAA
- a CDS encoding pseudouridine synthase produces MSNEMERLQKRIANSGYTSRRKAEVLIEEGKVKVNGETVTELGTKVKSSDTVEVEGIKLEQEDKLYILFYKPAQVITSVSDDKGRKVVTDYFKELDTRIYPVGRLDYDTSGLLLLTNDGDFTNLMTHPRYKIKKKYVVKLKGYLMREEVKALEKGVKLEDGVTQPATVKIKNQDKEKSTTLVEITITEGRNRQVRRMFEYFGHEVSKLQRIEFGPLNLTGLNAGEGRVLTPHEVKTLRHLAENG; encoded by the coding sequence ATGAGTAACGAAATGGAAAGATTACAAAAGCGTATCGCCAATAGTGGTTATACATCTAGACGTAAAGCAGAAGTATTAATAGAAGAAGGTAAAGTAAAAGTAAATGGCGAAACAGTGACTGAATTAGGTACGAAAGTAAAATCTTCAGATACTGTTGAAGTCGAAGGCATTAAACTAGAACAAGAAGACAAACTATATATTTTATTCTATAAACCAGCGCAAGTCATTACAAGTGTTTCAGATGACAAAGGTCGTAAAGTAGTGACTGACTATTTTAAAGAACTTGATACAAGAATTTATCCTGTAGGTAGATTAGATTACGATACTTCAGGTTTATTGTTATTAACTAACGATGGTGATTTTACTAATTTAATGACGCATCCACGTTATAAAATCAAAAAGAAATATGTCGTCAAACTAAAAGGTTATTTAATGCGTGAAGAAGTAAAAGCGTTAGAAAAAGGCGTAAAATTAGAAGACGGTGTAACACAACCAGCTACAGTTAAAATTAAAAACCAAGATAAAGAGAAATCTACTACACTAGTAGAAATTACCATTACAGAAGGTCGCAATAGACAAGTGCGTCGTATGTTCGAATATTTCGGTCATGAAGTTTCAAAATTACAAAGAATAGAATTTGGTCCTTTAAACTTAACAGGTTTAAATGCTGGTGAAGGCAGGGTATTAACACCGCATGAAGTAAAAACATTACGTCATTTAGCGGAGAATGGTTAA
- a CDS encoding RecQ family ATP-dependent DNA helicase, with translation MLHDALKKWFGFDSFKDGQEAIITSVLNHTNTLGILPTGSGKSLCYQLPTYINQKPTLIVSPLISLMDDQVMQMKVNGETSVSCVHSGMDEQERQFNLSKIKSSRFIFLSPEFLLQPFNTKLLNQLDLGLIVLDEAHCLSEWGYDFRPHYALIGKITRQFPKATILALTATAQPYLLNDINHMLNTKFTEIKTTMNRDNISLSHLNFDNDEGKLTWLLNFIQHSGPTIIYVSSKKICLTLAKAIYNEGYLTGIYHGDLTYQERHTVQHQFINNEIPIIVATSAFGMGINKKDIRTIIHFHLPTSPSSYMQEIGRAGRDGEISQAISLYQPDDSFLLDTLLFTDSITEDDITLFESGDLIDPVKVEMLTILNDYYSINELTTIFNKAYQRKQIAYKKMIGYKMLDSCRRQFLLNYFGENDFAKPLNCCDNDSDLKNLTIYNRKKVKRKMNYYEKLQNLFN, from the coding sequence TTGTTACATGATGCACTCAAAAAGTGGTTTGGCTTTGATAGTTTTAAAGATGGTCAAGAAGCCATCATAACAAGTGTCTTAAACCATACTAATACTTTAGGCATCTTGCCTACAGGTAGTGGTAAGAGCTTGTGTTATCAACTTCCCACCTATATAAATCAAAAGCCAACTTTAATTGTGTCACCATTAATTTCATTAATGGACGATCAAGTCATGCAAATGAAAGTAAATGGCGAAACATCAGTAAGTTGTGTTCATTCAGGCATGGATGAGCAAGAAAGACAATTTAATTTATCAAAAATTAAATCTAGTCGCTTTATCTTTTTAAGTCCTGAATTTTTATTACAACCATTTAACACTAAGTTATTAAACCAACTCGATTTAGGATTAATCGTGTTAGATGAAGCACACTGTCTGTCAGAATGGGGCTATGATTTCAGACCGCATTATGCGTTAATTGGTAAGATAACTCGCCAGTTTCCCAAAGCTACTATCTTAGCTTTAACAGCAACGGCACAACCATATTTACTTAATGATATAAACCATATGTTAAATACTAAATTTACGGAAATTAAAACAACGATGAATAGAGACAATATTTCTCTCTCACATCTAAACTTTGATAACGATGAAGGCAAGTTAACTTGGCTTTTAAATTTCATTCAACATTCTGGACCAACCATCATCTATGTTTCTTCTAAAAAAATTTGTTTAACTTTAGCTAAAGCAATATACAATGAAGGATACTTAACAGGGATTTATCATGGGGATTTGACCTATCAAGAAAGACACACCGTGCAGCATCAGTTTATAAATAATGAAATTCCTATTATTGTCGCTACAAGTGCATTTGGAATGGGGATTAATAAGAAAGATATTAGAACTATTATTCATTTCCACTTACCGACAAGCCCTTCAAGTTATATGCAAGAGATTGGCAGAGCAGGGCGTGATGGGGAAATTAGCCAAGCAATCAGTTTATATCAACCTGATGACAGTTTTCTATTAGACACATTACTTTTTACTGATAGTATAACTGAAGATGATATAACTTTATTTGAATCAGGTGACTTAATTGATCCTGTTAAAGTTGAAATGCTAACTATACTTAATGACTATTATTCGATAAATGAGCTAACTACAATTTTTAATAAAGCATATCAAAGGAAACAAATCGCCTATAAAAAAATGATTGGCTATAAAATGCTAGATTCATGTAGACGTCAATTTTTACTTAATTATTTTGGCGAAAATGATTTTGCAAAACCGTTGAATTGTTGTGATAATGACTCAGATTTAAAAAATTTAACGATATATAATAGAAAAAAAGTAAAACGTAAAATGAATTATTATGAAAAGTTACAGAATTTATTTAATTAA
- a CDS encoding DUF309 domain-containing protein: MDNALKLFYYQFHTEQHYFFCHDILEEAWKENPSFSKNDPVVSLILFATGCYHYRRHNHVGAKRSFQRAYKVITQAESSQNLGLNIEYYQKLIVQMINNIEQQKAFEPIQLPITKTMEQQILQEFPNYILTPYVIDDDYIVHHHKKRDRSEVIQAREASIQKNNRLFK, translated from the coding sequence ATGGATAATGCACTAAAATTATTTTATTATCAATTTCATACAGAACAACATTACTTTTTTTGCCATGATATTTTAGAAGAAGCTTGGAAAGAAAATCCATCTTTTAGTAAAAACGATCCTGTCGTAAGTTTAATACTTTTTGCAACAGGCTGTTACCATTATCGTCGGCATAATCATGTCGGTGCTAAACGTTCTTTTCAACGTGCTTATAAAGTTATAACACAAGCTGAAAGCTCTCAAAATTTAGGTCTTAACATTGAGTATTACCAAAAATTAATTGTTCAAATGATCAACAATATAGAACAACAAAAAGCATTTGAACCAATTCAATTACCTATTACAAAGACGATGGAACAACAAATATTACAAGAGTTTCCAAACTATATATTGACACCATATGTGATTGATGATGACTATATTGTCCATCATCATAAAAAAAGAGATCGTAGCGAAGTAATCCAAGCAAGAGAAGCGTCTATACAAAAAAACAATCGGTTATTTAAATAA
- a CDS encoding helix-turn-helix domain-containing protein: MYNIINFVQAQSHDYKSQKSIYNIITGKKSHQTFFDAASQNLLSLYHSLPNLKYPSFERFSNDDSDFNEDCALITHPRYTYDSLINTFSAIQLLTQTVSNLNHHQNHFIPTSQHQFIQQRVKEVFTYIKIHNLHNDFKDELTQLFTTLYQQLGQTYLHYYLQGFEESMYTRQQVSLIENIPQHHLLELEYIELVSLLSLIEDNQNFKLLSKLIILPSLLNKTQLTLNGLTHGQSIETIQQQQNVKINTIEDHLLELFIKGYIHDYYSYFSEEDIETFSPYYATHRDERLRLFKEQFPNYSYFQIKLMIVGIERGDLVVT; the protein is encoded by the coding sequence ATGTATAATATAATAAATTTTGTGCAAGCACAGTCCCACGACTATAAATCACAAAAAAGCATATATAATATTATCACAGGCAAAAAGTCACATCAAACCTTTTTTGATGCTGCCAGTCAAAATCTACTATCATTATATCATAGCTTACCTAACTTAAAATATCCGTCGTTTGAGCGATTTTCAAATGACGACAGTGATTTTAATGAAGATTGTGCACTCATTACGCATCCAAGATACACATATGACAGTTTAATTAATACGTTCAGTGCTATTCAATTACTTACACAAACTGTTTCAAATTTAAATCATCATCAAAATCATTTTATTCCAACGTCTCAACATCAATTTATTCAACAACGTGTAAAAGAAGTTTTCACTTATATAAAAATACATAATTTACATAACGACTTTAAAGACGAGTTAACTCAATTATTTACTACACTGTATCAACAACTCGGCCAAACATATTTACATTATTACCTACAAGGTTTTGAAGAAAGTATGTATACAAGACAACAAGTAAGTTTGATTGAAAATATACCTCAGCATCATTTATTAGAACTAGAATATATAGAATTAGTTTCCCTATTAAGTTTAATAGAAGATAACCAAAACTTTAAATTATTGAGTAAACTCATTATATTACCGTCGCTATTAAACAAAACACAATTAACATTAAACGGCTTAACTCACGGACAATCTATCGAGACCATTCAACAACAACAAAATGTTAAAATCAATACTATAGAAGATCATTTATTAGAACTTTTTATTAAAGGTTATATACATGATTATTACTCATATTTTAGTGAAGAAGATATTGAGACATTTAGTCCATATTATGCCACACATAGAGATGAACGTTTACGCTTATTTAAAGAACAATTTCCGAATTATAGTTATTTCCAAATTAAATTAATGATAGTGGGTATAGAAAGAGGTGATTTAGTTGTTACATGA
- a CDS encoding segregation and condensation protein A yields MYEVKLDAFNGPLDLLLHLIQKFEIDIYDIPMKSLTEQYLQYIHTMNQLEINVASDYLVMASELLMIKSKMLLPQSDETEDFEEDPRENLVGRLIEYQNYKEYTETLNEKKEERAHYFSKHPTDLSHLEQNETWDPDNTIDLTELIIAYQRVKNRMELNTPKAVNIHKETFTIQQATSQVQQRLQQESSFNFFSLFNFSEPVEMVVTHFLAILEMSKSGVINIEQQKSFEDINIIRGVNYGINA; encoded by the coding sequence ATGTATGAAGTAAAATTAGATGCTTTTAATGGTCCTTTGGATTTATTGTTGCATCTTATCCAAAAATTTGAAATTGATATTTATGATATCCCAATGAAGTCACTCACAGAACAATATTTACAATATATACATACGATGAACCAACTAGAAATCAATGTAGCGAGTGATTATTTAGTAATGGCTTCCGAACTATTAATGATTAAAAGTAAAATGTTGCTACCTCAAAGTGATGAAACTGAGGATTTCGAAGAGGACCCGCGTGAAAATTTAGTTGGGCGTTTAATAGAATATCAAAATTACAAAGAATACACTGAAACTTTAAATGAGAAGAAAGAAGAACGTGCGCATTATTTTTCAAAGCATCCAACTGATTTATCTCACTTAGAACAAAATGAGACTTGGGATCCTGACAATACGATAGATTTAACAGAATTAATAATTGCGTATCAACGAGTCAAAAACAGAATGGAACTTAATACACCAAAGGCAGTTAACATACATAAAGAAACTTTTACGATTCAACAAGCTACTTCTCAAGTACAGCAACGTTTACAACAGGAGAGCTCTTTTAATTTCTTTAGTTTGTTTAATTTTTCAGAACCTGTGGAAATGGTAGTCACACATTTTTTAGCAATTTTAGAAATGTCTAAATCTGGTGTTATCAATATAGAACAACAAAAAAGTTTTGAAGATATTAATATTATAAGGGGCGTAAATTATGGCATTAATGCATAA
- a CDS encoding ECF transporter S component, with amino-acid sequence MQNNQKKLITISMLSAVAFILTFLKFPIPFLPPYLTLDISDVPGLLATFTLGPVAGLIVEFIKNLLTFLFNIGDPIGPLANFFAAASLLLVAYAVTKNKQSTKSLIIGLTSGTIVMTIVLSILNYFVLLPLYGMIMNLTDVVHNVKVIVVSGIIPFNIIKGIVVSLIFILLYKRLKKVLS; translated from the coding sequence ATGCAAAACAATCAAAAAAAATTGATTACAATTAGCATGTTAAGTGCAGTAGCATTTATTTTAACTTTTTTAAAGTTTCCGATACCATTTTTACCACCTTACTTAACATTAGATATCAGTGACGTTCCCGGTCTTTTAGCGACATTTACGTTAGGTCCAGTTGCTGGATTAATCGTTGAGTTTATTAAAAATTTACTCACATTTTTATTTAATATTGGAGACCCAATAGGACCATTGGCAAACTTCTTTGCTGCTGCTTCATTATTACTTGTTGCTTATGCTGTAACTAAAAACAAACAATCTACCAAGTCACTAATTATTGGATTAACTAGTGGTACTATCGTTATGACTATTGTTTTAAGTATTTTAAATTATTTTGTACTTTTACCACTATACGGCATGATTATGAATTTAACTGACGTCGTTCATAATGTAAAAGTAATTGTTGTTTCAGGCATTATTCCATTCAATATTATTAAAGGGATAGTCGTGTCTTTAATATTTATTTTACTGTATAAAAGATTAAAAAAAGTATTGAGTTAA
- a CDS encoding LysM peptidoglycan-binding domain-containing protein, translated as MSNNNFKDDFEKNRQSIDPTDHNDKSEESIDQETEQHADKASEKANEQFPPRNAQRRQRSRNTATNQPEKEQDASPDEVHNEHEESAHEQREDEDNNHHDEDSHSNTGKGVAGGVLGGSAVESSKDAKASNRDNEQDAHKAQSSEDDTDNSNSQDEEHVEDNHSNKGKKGAAVAGGAAAAGAGAYAAKKHHDKKHDNEENHHSSKEDDKESKDNKDNDKENADEHSSKSKKAGIGAAAAGTGAAAAGGVAAAKGSGAGSNNGGTGNNGGNGNGDDNNDNNGKKKGFLAKLLPILAALLILAAIAIFAGMALTGGNNGSDKSDDNKTAQKSDKDSNKDKKSDSDKDKKSDSDKDKNSSDDKANKDGNNSDSNSNDKSDSDNGSSSDNQSADDNNSNSDSNSQDQDQQNSQDQQGDQSQQDQNQGQQNSQSQQNSNSSQNASSNSSSQSNSQGQRTHTVEGQNLYRIAIQYYGEGTPENVEKIRKANNIQGNDIHNGQRLVIPQ; from the coding sequence TTGTCTAATAATAATTTTAAGGACGATTTCGAAAAAAATCGTCAATCAATTGATCCAACTGATCACAACGACAAATCAGAAGAATCGATTGATCAAGAAACAGAACAACATGCTGATAAAGCTAGCGAAAAAGCAAATGAACAATTCCCTCCAAGAAACGCACAACGTAGACAGCGCAGCAGAAATACTGCTACTAATCAGCCAGAAAAAGAGCAAGATGCTTCACCTGATGAAGTACATAATGAACACGAAGAAAGTGCGCATGAACAACGTGAAGATGAGGATAATAATCATCACGATGAAGATTCACATAGCAATACCGGAAAAGGGGTTGCAGGTGGCGTATTAGGTGGCTCTGCCGTAGAATCTTCTAAGGATGCAAAAGCTTCAAATCGTGATAATGAACAGGATGCGCATAAAGCGCAATCATCTGAAGATGATACTGATAATTCAAATTCACAAGATGAAGAACATGTTGAAGATAATCATTCTAATAAAGGCAAGAAAGGTGCTGCCGTTGCTGGTGGAGCCGCTGCTGCTGGCGCAGGTGCCTATGCTGCCAAAAAACATCATGATAAAAAACATGACAATGAAGAAAATCATCATTCAAGTAAAGAAGATGACAAAGAAAGTAAAGATAACAAAGATAATGATAAAGAGAATGCAGATGAACATTCTAGTAAATCTAAAAAAGCTGGTATAGGTGCTGCCGCAGCAGGTACTGGAGCCGCTGCCGCTGGTGGAGTCGCTGCTGCAAAAGGTAGTGGAGCTGGTTCAAATAATGGCGGTACTGGAAATAACGGTGGCAATGGAAACGGCGATGACAACAATGATAATAACGGCAAGAAAAAAGGTTTCTTAGCTAAACTGTTACCAATTCTAGCTGCATTATTAATATTAGCTGCTATCGCTATATTTGCTGGTATGGCATTAACTGGTGGTAACAATGGCAGTGATAAATCTGACGATAATAAAACTGCACAAAAATCAGATAAAGATTCTAATAAAGATAAAAAATCTGATAGCGATAAAGATAAAAAGTCAGATAGTGACAAAGACAAAAATTCTAGTGACGATAAAGCAAATAAAGATGGCAACAACAGCGATAGTAACAGCAACGATAAATCTGATAGTGACAACGGCTCATCATCTGATAATCAATCTGCTGATGATAACAACTCAAATTCAGATAGCAACAGCCAAGACCAAGATCAACAGAATAGTCAAGACCAACAAGGTGATCAATCACAACAAGATCAAAACCAAGGTCAACAAAATAGTCAATCTCAACAAAATTCTAATTCAAGCCAAAATGCTTCTAGTAATAGCAGTTCACAAAGTAATAGTCAAGGCCAACGTACACATACAGTAGAAGGTCAAAACTTATACAGAATTGCAATTCAATATTATGGTGAAGGTACACCAGAAAATGTTGAGAAAATTAGAAAAGCGAATAACATTCAAGGTAATGACATTCATAATGGTCAACGCCTAGTAATTCCACAATAA
- the scpB gene encoding SMC-Scp complex subunit ScpB encodes MALMHNGILEALLYTAGDEGIEERQLLEILEYDQSTLHELISNYESPGLLIQKFGTTYVLTTKKEASEYVEKLVEQKANMKISQAAMEALSIIAYNQPISRSDIEMIRGINSDGAVKTLIAKGLVEAKEEDASRSHQLYTTNLFLNVFGIENIDDLPTTDEEDEEIEAFFSNLVNQKGENNE; translated from the coding sequence ATGGCATTAATGCATAACGGCATCTTAGAAGCACTGCTGTATACTGCAGGTGATGAAGGTATAGAAGAACGACAATTACTTGAAATATTAGAGTATGATCAATCAACTTTACATGAACTCATTTCAAACTACGAATCTCCCGGTTTATTGATTCAAAAATTTGGTACTACATATGTGCTAACGACAAAAAAGGAAGCTTCAGAATATGTAGAAAAATTAGTTGAACAAAAAGCCAACATGAAAATATCACAAGCAGCTATGGAAGCATTATCTATTATTGCTTATAATCAACCGATTTCTAGAAGTGATATTGAAATGATTAGAGGTATTAATTCAGATGGTGCTGTAAAAACATTAATTGCCAAAGGGTTAGTGGAAGCTAAAGAAGAAGATGCTTCACGTAGCCACCAACTGTATACTACAAATTTATTTTTAAATGTATTTGGTATTGAAAATATCGATGATTTACCAACAACTGACGAAGAAGATGAAGAAATCGAAGCGTTCTTCAGCAATTTAGTCAATCAAAAAGGAGAAAATAATGAGTAA